From a region of the Sinorhizobium sp. B11 genome:
- a CDS encoding DUF6494 family protein, with protein sequence MSEDAFNMSIRKFLKEVGVTSQRKIEETVRDAQIGGKKLKVRMTLTAEGTGLNHVVAGEIELP encoded by the coding sequence ATGAGCGAAGACGCCTTCAACATGTCCATCCGCAAGTTCCTGAAGGAAGTCGGCGTGACCTCGCAGCGCAAGATCGAGGAGACGGTGCGCGACGCGCAGATCGGCGGCAAGAAGCTGAAGGTCCGCATGACGCTGACGGCGGAGGGCACCGGCCTCAACCACGTGGTAGCAGGCGAAATCGAACTTCCCTGA
- a CDS encoding BA14K family protein, producing MKRLSIIALSLATALASALPAEAFPTMAAAPDVEAQQAQLVRYRGYYGGYHGGYYGGHGRYYHHHGGDGWGWALGGLAAGAIIGGMLAQPGYYGSGYYGSGYYDPGYYGGYSGPYYYGSTRYYARRYYYPRTYYYPRAYYGGNGHVSWCFARYRSYRAYDNTFQPYHGPRQACVSPQY from the coding sequence ATGAAGAGGCTCTCAATCATTGCCCTGTCGCTGGCAACGGCGCTGGCGAGCGCACTGCCGGCCGAGGCGTTTCCCACCATGGCCGCCGCCCCTGATGTCGAGGCACAGCAGGCGCAACTGGTACGCTACCGCGGTTACTATGGCGGCTATCACGGCGGCTACTATGGCGGTCACGGCCGATACTACCACCACCATGGCGGCGATGGCTGGGGCTGGGCGCTCGGCGGCCTGGCCGCAGGCGCGATCATCGGCGGAATGCTGGCGCAGCCCGGATATTACGGCTCCGGATATTATGGCTCCGGCTATTATGATCCCGGCTACTACGGCGGCTATTCCGGTCCGTACTATTACGGCTCGACGCGATATTATGCACGACGCTACTATTATCCCCGGACCTATTATTATCCCCGGGCCTACTATGGCGGCAACGGCCATGTAAGCTGGTGCTTTGCGCGTTACCGGTCCTACAGGGCTTACGACAACACGTTCCAGCCCTATCACGGCCCAAGGCAGGCGTGCGTCTCGCCTCAATATTGA
- a CDS encoding class I SAM-dependent methyltransferase, with amino-acid sequence MQQPDMQKVDALVGRLVGDLGASVSGVLVVLGDHLGLFRAMMDGRPRSSMELAETTSLTERNVREWLAAMAAADYITYHEASNKFAMTPEQALVFANEESPAFFGGAFEIVQSMWMDEPKVEDAFRTGKGLGWHEHSTCLFRGTERFFRPGYNSHLVTEWIPALKGMKEKLESGAEVADVGCGHGASTILMAQAFPKSHFHGFDYHGPSIERAKRAAKDAGVADRVTFSKASAKDFPAGDYDLVAMFDCLHDMGDPVGAGRHIRETMKKDGTWMIVEPFAHDGLKDNLNPVGRVYYGASTMICTPASMAQEVGLGLGAQAGEMKLRKVALDAGYHHFRRASETPFNMIFEVRN; translated from the coding sequence ATGCAGCAACCTGACATGCAGAAAGTCGATGCACTCGTCGGTCGCCTCGTGGGCGATCTCGGCGCCAGTGTATCGGGCGTTCTCGTCGTGCTCGGCGATCATCTCGGGCTGTTCCGGGCGATGATGGACGGGCGGCCGCGCTCCTCTATGGAGCTTGCGGAAACGACCAGTCTCACCGAGCGCAATGTGCGCGAATGGCTCGCCGCCATGGCGGCTGCCGATTACATCACCTATCACGAGGCCTCGAACAAATTCGCCATGACGCCCGAGCAGGCGCTGGTCTTCGCCAATGAGGAAAGCCCCGCCTTCTTCGGCGGCGCCTTCGAGATCGTGCAGTCCATGTGGATGGACGAGCCGAAGGTGGAGGATGCCTTCCGCACCGGCAAGGGCCTCGGCTGGCATGAGCACAGCACCTGCCTTTTCCGCGGCACCGAGCGCTTCTTCCGGCCGGGCTATAACAGCCATCTCGTCACCGAGTGGATCCCGGCGCTGAAGGGCATGAAGGAAAAGCTGGAAAGCGGGGCAGAAGTCGCCGATGTCGGCTGCGGCCACGGCGCGTCGACGATCCTGATGGCCCAGGCATTCCCGAAATCGCATTTCCACGGCTTCGATTATCACGGTCCGTCGATCGAGCGGGCAAAGCGCGCCGCAAAGGACGCCGGTGTGGCCGACCGCGTGACCTTCAGCAAGGCATCGGCCAAGGATTTCCCGGCCGGCGACTATGATCTGGTGGCCATGTTCGACTGCCTGCACGACATGGGCGACCCTGTCGGGGCCGGCCGCCATATCCGCGAGACGATGAAAAAGGACGGCACCTGGATGATCGTCGAGCCCTTCGCCCATGACGGGCTGAAGGACAACCTCAACCCCGTCGGCCGCGTCTATTACGGCGCCTCGACGATGATCTGCACGCCCGCCTCCATGGCCCAGGAAGTCGGCCTCGGGCTTGGCGCGCAGGCAGGCGAGATGAAGCTGCGCAAGGTGGCGCTGGATGCCGGATACCACCACTTCCGCCGCGCCAGCGAGACGCCGTTCAACATGATCTTCGAGGTCAGGAACTGA